From Propionispora vibrioides, one genomic window encodes:
- a CDS encoding OPT family oligopeptide transporter, with product MKPIDFMSDKLSVPELTMRGMLLGMLITVIFTASNVYLGLKVGLTFSSSIPAAVISMAILKMFKDSNVLENNMVQTQASAAGTLSAVIFIIPGLLMLGYWQGFAFWQTLMICACGGSLGVLFTIPLRRAMIVNSDLPYPEGLAAAEILKVGSGSTDGSKNSGVKDIMSGGFVAALVSLCADGFQVISSGVHYWFTFGGMISQVPLGFSSALLGAGYLIGIASGISILVGTLLSWGVFVPYLTAGLSPAEGQSLGAFATGIWAQKVRLIGAGTIGIAAVWTLLTLVKPILEGMRISIQAMSRSGQGKGLHRMDTDLAPKTTALILGVIILGLLATFYSFIADANLTAGVTWVFIIVGVLVAVCMGFFVAAACGYMAGLIGTSASPISGIGILGIIISSLVVLGIGSAVSLFDTAAGSKFAIALAIFMTSVIVSIAAISNDNLQDLKTGQLVGATPWKQQVALLLGCIVGAFAIAPVLNLLYEAYGFVGAMPRPGMDEAQVLSAPQATLMTTIAKGIFSHNLDWNYILFGVGVGLVIIVIDIVLKKNSSAKYCLPPLAVGMGIYLPPTLEIPLVFGAVISYLVCRYLRNRAEERSPGHVEDDVETCNRHGVLFASGLIVGESLMGVIIAIIIVFSVTSGGSDAPLKLVGKDFGATADWLGLVVFAAVIVTFVSRVLGVEYKVKAK from the coding sequence TGACTTTTTCGTCGTCAATTCCGGCCGCCGTTATTTCGATGGCGATTCTAAAAATGTTTAAAGATTCCAATGTCCTGGAAAACAACATGGTGCAGACGCAGGCATCCGCAGCAGGCACTCTTTCTGCAGTTATATTCATTATTCCTGGTTTGCTCATGTTGGGGTACTGGCAGGGCTTTGCTTTCTGGCAGACACTGATGATTTGCGCCTGCGGCGGCAGCCTGGGTGTACTGTTTACCATTCCGTTGCGCCGGGCGATGATTGTTAACAGTGATCTTCCTTATCCGGAAGGTCTGGCGGCGGCCGAAATTTTAAAAGTAGGCAGCGGCAGCACGGACGGCAGTAAGAACAGCGGTGTAAAAGATATCATGAGCGGCGGGTTTGTTGCGGCTTTGGTCAGCTTGTGTGCCGACGGTTTTCAGGTTATTTCTTCCGGCGTGCATTACTGGTTTACCTTTGGCGGCATGATCTCCCAAGTGCCCTTGGGATTTTCTTCGGCTTTGCTGGGAGCCGGCTATTTGATCGGAATTGCCAGCGGTATATCTATTTTGGTGGGAACTCTTTTATCCTGGGGTGTTTTCGTTCCATATCTGACGGCAGGTCTGTCGCCAGCGGAGGGACAGAGCCTGGGCGCTTTCGCTACAGGCATATGGGCGCAAAAAGTCCGGCTGATTGGTGCCGGTACGATCGGTATTGCGGCTGTCTGGACTTTGTTGACGCTGGTTAAACCCATTTTGGAGGGAATGCGTATTTCGATTCAGGCTATGAGCCGTTCCGGGCAAGGGAAAGGTCTTCATAGAATGGATACCGACCTGGCGCCGAAAACGACGGCACTCATTTTAGGTGTGATTATCCTTGGTTTGCTGGCAACCTTCTATTCCTTTATTGCCGATGCCAACCTGACGGCTGGTGTGACCTGGGTCTTTATTATTGTCGGCGTGCTTGTTGCCGTCTGCATGGGCTTCTTTGTAGCTGCTGCCTGCGGCTATATGGCCGGTTTGATTGGTACTTCGGCCAGCCCGATTTCAGGGATTGGCATTTTGGGGATTATCATTTCTTCGTTGGTAGTACTCGGTATCGGTTCTGCCGTCAGCCTGTTTGATACGGCGGCGGGAAGCAAATTTGCTATTGCCCTGGCTATTTTTATGACTAGTGTTATTGTCAGCATTGCGGCTATTTCCAATGACAATCTGCAGGACTTGAAAACCGGCCAATTGGTCGGAGCCACTCCCTGGAAACAGCAGGTGGCCCTGCTCTTAGGTTGTATCGTCGGCGCTTTTGCCATTGCGCCGGTATTGAATCTGCTCTATGAAGCGTATGGCTTTGTGGGAGCCATGCCGCGTCCCGGCATGGATGAGGCTCAGGTTTTATCGGCACCGCAGGCAACCTTGATGACAACGATTGCCAAGGGGATTTTCAGTCATAATCTGGATTGGAATTATATTCTGTTCGGCGTCGGTGTCGGTTTGGTCATTATCGTTATTGACATTGTGTTGAAAAAGAATTCGTCGGCTAAATACTGCCTGCCGCCGTTGGCTGTGGGCATGGGTATTTACTTGCCGCCCACCTTGGAAATACCGTTGGTGTTTGGTGCCGTAATCAGCTATTTGGTCTGCCGGTACTTACGTAACCGGGCGGAAGAGCGGAGTCCGGGACATGTGGAAGACGATGTGGAAACCTGCAACCGTCACGGCGTGCTGTTTGCGTCAGGACTGATTGTTGGCGAAAGCCTAATGGGCGTTATAATCGCCATTATCATTGTATTCTCCGTGACTAGTGGCGGCAGTGATGCACCGCTCAAGCTGGTGGGCAAGGACTTTGGCGCCACGGCTGACTGGCTTGGTCTGGTCGTGTTTGCCGCAGTGATTGTCACTTTTGTTTCCCGGGTGCTTGGCGTAGAGTACAAAGTCAAAGCCAAGTAA